The window GGTTGGCGAGTGTCTGGCGTAGACCTGCTTAGGACTTGAGGGCGCCATCGCGAGCAAGCTCGCTCCCACACGGGTCAACTGCGAACATAAATGGCGAACCATCAATGATCCAAATGTGGGAGCGAGCCTGCTCGCGATGACGGCGGATCAGCAACATTGATGCGACTGACACACCGCCGTCGCCCACCGCCCCATTGTTACTCCTGCTTGACCAACCACTTCTGCGACAACTGCTCCAACCTCCCGTCATCCTTGATACGCGCCAAAGCGTTGTCCAGGCTGGCCTTGAACGCCGGATTGCCCTTCTGGAATGGAATCACCAGGCTGGGCGGCGGGCCGCTCTTTTCTTCCGGCTGGAACGACTGTGCCATGACCATCGGGCGTTGTGAGTCGTCCTTGCGCGCCAACAGTTGCGCATCCGGTTGGCTATAAGCGGTGCTTGTGTCGAAACGTTCGGCCAGTTCCGGGGTCATTGCTATGTGGTTGATGGCGACATCGTATTTGCCGCTTTCCACGCCGGCCAGCAGATCGCTGGCATCGGTGACCACAAAGTCGGCGCGAACATCGAGCTCGCCGGCCAGCATCTGACCCAGTTCCACTTCGAAGCCGGTGAGCTTGCCGTCTTCCTTGAAGTTGAAAGGGCTGGTGTTGGCTTCCAGAGCGATGCGCAATTCGCCACGGTCGTTGATGTCGTCGATCAGTTCGGCATGGGCCAGAGGGCTCAAGAGAGGTAGCAGGCAGATCAGCCCAGGCAGAAAACGCATGGTCACTCCTTTGTATTGTTACAAGCGACGCTCGTTTCAGGTTCGCTTTGCTATGGTTGTTGCAGGCTTCGACAACGAATGGTCATGAAGTTGTCATGACCACGCGGATTTCATGGAAAAACTGGAGAAAAAAATGAAAAGCTTTATGTCACGTGCCGCCTTGGCCGGCCTGTTGCTGGGAGCTTCGATGCTGGCATCCGCCGCAACCCCTGCTCCCAAGGGTGCAGAGGTATTCATCGTTTCCCCGGAAGACGGTGCCACCGTTGGCCAGGAGTTCAAGGTCAAGTTCGGCGTCAAGAACATCGCGCTGGCCCCGGCGGGTGATGAAACCAAAAATACCGGGCACCATCATTTGCTGATTGATGTCGACAAACTGCCTGCCGCGGGCGCGCCGATTCCCACCGATGCCAACCACATGCATTTCGGCAAGGCGCAAACCGAGGCTACGATCAAACTGGCACCGGGCAAGCACACCTTGCAGCTGATACTGGGCGACAGCGGCCATATGCCGTTCGATCCGACGATCGTGTCCGAGAAGATCACGGTAAACGTGAAATAAACCGGCACAGGTCGACACAACACAAAACCCTCCCACAGGTTATGTGTTCGACAGAAAAAAACGGGAGCCCCCTGCGAGGCTCCCGTTTTTTGTTGCACGCCAGGTCTGCTTAGAACAACACCCGGCTACGAATAGTGCCGTTGATGTGCTGCAGTTTCTCTTGCGCCAGATCGGAGTATTCGGCATCGACGTCGATCACGACGTAGCCGACTTTCTCGTTGGTCTGCAGGAACTGACCGGAAATGTTGATGCCGTTTTCGGCGAAGACCTTGTTGATCTCGCTCATCACACCCGGGATGTTCTCGTGGATGTGCAACAGGCGGTGTTTGCCAGGGTGAGCCGGCAGGGCCACTTCCGGGAAGTTCACGGACGATACCGAAGTACCGTTGTCGCTGTACTTGACCAGCTTTTCCGCCACTTCCAGGCCGATGTTGGCTTGGGCTTCGGCAGTAGAACCGCCGATGTGCGGGGTCAAGATCACGTTGTCCAGGCCGCGCAGCGGGCTTTCGAAGATATCGTCGTTGGAGCGCGGCTCCACCGGGAATACGTCGATGGCGGCGCCGATCAGGTGTTTGTCCTTGATCGCTTCGGCCAGGGCGTCGAGCTTGACCACGGTGCCACGAGCGGCGTTGATCAGGATCCCGCCTTTCTTGATGGCACGGATTTCCTTCTCGCCAATCATCCACTGGGTGGCGGCGGTTTCCGGAACGTGCAGCGTCACGATGTCGGACATGCCCAACAGCTCGTGCAGGTCGTTGACCTGAGTGGCATTGCCCAGCGGCAGCTTGGTCACGGTGTCGTAGAAAAACACCTGCATGCCAAGGCCTTCAGCCAGCACCGACAACTGCGTGCCGATCGAGCCGTAACCGACGATACCCAGCTTCTTGCCACGGATTTCGAAGGAGTTGGCCGCGCTCTTGATCCAGCCGCCACGGTGGCAGGAAGCGTTCTTCTCGGGAATGCCGCGCAGCAGCAGGATCGCTTCGGCCAGCACCAGTTCAGCAACGGAACGGGTGTTGGAGTATGGCGCGTTGAACACCGCGATACCGCGCTCGCGCGCCGCATTGAGGTCCACCTGATTGGTGCCGATGCAGAAGCAGCCGACCGCCACCAGTTTCTTGGCGTGGTCGAAGATCTCTTCGGTCAATTGGGTACGGGAGCGAATACCGATGAAGTGAGCATCGGCGATCTTTTCCTTGAGCTGGGCTTCCGGCAGAGAACTGGTGATGTACTCGATGCTGGTGTAGCCCGCCGACTTGAGGACGTCGACAGCCGATTGGTGGACGCCTTCGAGAAGAAGGAACTTGATCTTGCTCTTATCGAGAGAAGTCTTGCTCATCTGCGTAAACCTGTGTCCCGGAGAAAAATGGCAGGGAATCGGACAGCGCATGCTGGTCCGACCGGCATGACAGCCGTCGCCGCAGAACAGCCAATGGGCACTACGCTGCGGGGTCGGTATGCTAGCATACGCACCCCGCTAAACACTCATTCCTGCGACGTGAAGCGTTCTCAGGATGACCATGAATTGTTCGAGAGTTCTGTCGATGACCAATCCTGCCGTGATAGATGAGCTGAAGACCCTGGTTGAGCCTGGCAAAGTCTTGACCGATGCCGACTCCCTGAACGCTTATGGCAAGGATTGGACCAAGCACTTCGCCCCGGCGCCGAGCGCCATCGTCTTCCCCAAGACCACCGAACAGGTTCAGGCCATTGTGCGCTGGGCCAATGAGCACAAGGTCGCGCTGGTGCCATCGGGCGGGCGTACCGGGCTTTCCGCCGCGGCCGTGGCGGCCAACGGCGAAGTGGTCGTGTCATTCGACTACATGAACCAGATTCTCGACGTGAACCTCACCGATCGCACAGCCGTCTGCCAGCCAGGTGTGGTCACTGAACAACTGCAGAACAAGGCTGAAGAGCACGGTCTGTACTACCCGGTGGACTTCGCCTCCGCCGGTTCCAGTCAGATTGGCGGCAACATCGGCACCAATGCCGGCGGAATCAAGGTCATTCGTTACGGCATGACCCGCAACTGGGTAGCCGGCATGAAAGTCGTCACCGGTAAAGGTGACCTGCTGGAACTGAACAAGGACCTGATCAAGAACGCCACTGGCTACGATCTGCGGCAGTTGTTCATCGGCGCCGAAGGCACCCTCGGGTTCGTGGTCGAAGCCACCATGCGCCTGGACCGGGCTCCGAAGAACCTCACCGCCATGGTCCTGGGCACCGCCGATTTTGATTCGATCATGCCCGTACTGCATGCCTTCCAGGGCAAGCTGGACCTGACGGCGTTCGAATTCTTCTCCGACAAGGCCCTGGCCAAGGTCCTGGATCGGGGCGACGTACCGGCGCCATTCGAAACCGAGTGCCCCTTCTACGCCCTGCTGGAGTTCGAAGCCACCACCGAAGAAGTCGCCAACCACGCCCTGGAAACGTTCGAACACTGTGTCGAACAGGGCTGGGTGCTCGATGGGGTGATGAGCCAAAGCGAAACCCAACTGCAAAACCTGTGGAAGTTGCGCGAGTACATCTCGGAAACCATCTCCCACTGGACACCGTACAAGAACGACATCTCGGTCACCGTTTCGAAAGTCCCGGGCTTCTTGCGCGACATCGACACTATCGTCGGCCAACATTACCCGGATTTCGAGATCGTCTGGTTTGGCCACATCGGCGACGGCAACTTGCACTTGAACATCCTCAAGCCAGAGAACCTGAGCAAAGACGAATTCTTCGCCAAGTGCGCGACCGTGAACAAATGGGTCTTTGAAACCGTCGAGAAATACAACGGCTCGATCTCCGCCGAACACGGCGTAGGCATGACCAAACGCGATTACCTGACCTACAGTCGCTCGCCGGTAGAAATTGAATACATGAAGGCCGTCAAGGCAGTGTTCGACCCGAACGGCATCATGAACCCGGGCAAGATTTTCGCGGTTTAATGCAAAAAATACCTGATGAATCCCAGAAGCAGGAGTCGGTAATGAGCTATCAGCACCAGTATGTCGACGGTACCCGTATTCATTTCCCGGTGGGAAAAATCGTGTGCATTGGCCGCAACTACGCCGAACACGCCAAGGAACTGGATAACCCGGTACCTACCGAACCCCTGCTGTTCATCAAGCCCGGCAGCTGCGCGGTGCCGCTGGAAGGCGGTTTCAGCATCCCCGCTGACCGTGGTGCGGTGCACTACGAAGCTGAAATTGCCGTGCTGATCGGCAAGCCACTGTCGACCCGGCCCAGTGCCGAGGAAGTGCTGGATGCCATCTCCGGCTTCGCCCCGGCCCTGGATCTGACCCTGCGGGACAAGCAAGCCGAGCTCAAGGCCAAGGGCTTGCCCTGGGAAGTCGCCAAATCCTTCGACGGTGCGGCGGTGCTGGCACCTTTCGTGTCCAGCGGCACCTTTGCCGACCTGACCGACATCCCGGTTCGCCTGACCATCAACGGTGAAGTGCGCCAGGACGGCAACAGCAGCCTGATGCTCAACCCCATCGTGCCGATGATCCAATACATGGCTGGCTGCTTCTCATTGCAGGCCGGCGACGTAATCCTCACTGGCACTCCGGCGGGCGTAGGACCGTTGAACGTCGGGGATGAACTGGTACTGGAATTGCCAGGCGCGAGCCGTTTCGAAAGCAGCGTTCGTTAACCGCAGGCGCTGTCCCGCGTGGGCGCGAGCCGGCTCGTGTCCACATGGATGGACGGCTCTCGCCATTTACCATTTTTTTCACATGCCATCCGGATAATTCCAGGGAATACGGCGTCTGAGCCATTCATTTTCCTAACCCGAATACCTGGAACACATCCCCTGATGGCCACTCCTCTAGCTCGGCCCTCCTCCAGCCCCGTCCGCCGCGCTCGCTTCTCGCTGCCCTGGTATGCCTGGTCGCTGTTAGCAGCCGGGGCCTTTTACTGGCTGGCGCATGCCATGCACTGGGATGACCGGGGCCTGCTGTGGGCATCGGAACGTCTCGAGAGCCCCGCCCAGCGCCAGGAAAGCATCTGGCTGCCGGACTACCACGCGGTGATTGATGCCAAGGTCCTGCCAGGAATGGAAGAGGATGAAGCGTCCGACCTGACCTATAACCCACAGACCAAAACCCTGTTCGCGATCATGGGTAAGCATCCGTTTCTGGTGGAACTCACCCTGCAGGGTGACGTGCTGCGCAAAATGCCGTTGGTGGGCTGGAGCAATCCTGAAGGCGTGGCCTACATGGAGAATGGCCTGATGGCTATTACCGATGAACGAAAACACACGCTGTCGATCATCCAGGTCGATGCCGATACTCGCGAACTGAACAGCACGGATTTCCCCCACTACGATCTCGGCCCGTCCAAGAACCAGAACAAGGGCTTCGAAGGCGTCGCCTGGGATCCACGCAACCAGCAATTGGCCTTGGGTGAAGAGCGTCCGCCAGCGTTGTTCACCTGGAAAAGCGACGGCAGCCAACTGCTCAAGGGCGACAAACAGATCCATGCCAGCGACGAGCTGGACCTGCGCAACCTGTCGGCGCTGGCGATCGATCCTCGCACGGGGCACTCGCTGCTGCTGTCGGCCGACTCCCATCTGTTGCTGGAGCTGGACGATGCAGGGGAACAGGTCAGCTTCATGACCTTGCTGGGCGGTTTCAACGGCATCAAAGATACGATCCCCCGCGCAGAAGGCGTAGCCCTCGATGAGTCCGGCAACCTGTACATGGTCAGCGAGCCGAACCTGTTCTATCGTTTCGAAAAACAACGCTGATAGCGCAACTCTGTAAGGTAATTCATCCTTCGCCGTAGGGTGTGGCATCCGGCCATTAAGCTTCAGTTCAGGCAGCCGTGGTATTTCCAACCACCTGTTCTCATCCGAGCCCACCCACATGCGTCGACTTGCCCGCCCGAAGCCCTTGATCCTGCTGCTGATCATGATCGTACTGATCGCTTTGATCGCAGCAGCTCAATACCTGCGCCTGTTCGAGCGCGCCTGGTTCAACTTCAACACTCTCTGGCAGCCCCCCAGCGAACAGGCCATTGCCCTGGACCACTATCGGGTGACGGTCGAGGCGCGGGTGATTGAAGGCCTGGACAATGACGTTTCGGCGCTGACGTACGATCCGATCCGCAAGAGCCTCTTTACCGTTACCAACAAGAATGCCGAACTGATCGAGCTGTCATTGGACGGCAAGATTCTTAGGCGCATCGCCCTGATTGGCTTCGGCGACCCGGAGGCGGTGGAGTTCATCAGCGAGGACATTTACGTCATCACCGACGAGCGTCAGCAGCGGCTGATCAAGATTCACTTGGACGACGATACCCAATTCCTCGACGCCGCCGACGCAGAGCAAATGACGCTTGGCCTGCACCTGAACGGTAACAAAGGGTTTGAAGGGTTGGCCTACGACTCAGTGGGCAAACGGTTGTTCGTGGCCAAGGAGCGCGATCCGATGCTGATTTATGAAGTGCGGGGCTTTCCCCATCACAAACCGGACAAATCCTACGCTGTCCATGTAATCAACAACCCCAAGCGCGATGCCGGACTGTTCGTACGCGATCTTTCTAGCCTGCAATACGACGAGCGCAGCGGCCATTTACTGGCGCTGTCCGATGAGTCGCGATTGATTATCGAGCTGGACATCGACGGCCGGCCGTTGAGCACGCTGTCGTTGAGCAAGGGCCGTCAAGGGCTGCAAAAAACCGTCCCTCAGGCCGAGGGCGTTGCCATGGACGATGATGGCAACTTGTATGTGGTGAGCGAACCGAACCTGTTCTACGTCTTCAAGAAACCGCAGCCTTGATCCCCAAAAAACCTGATGTGGGAGCGAGCCTGCTCGCGATGGCGGTGCGTCAGCCAACATGGATGTGTCGGGTAGACCGCTATCGCGAGCAGGCTCGCTCCCACAGGGGCTGAATCACTGAAAGAGCAGATTATCTGGCCGGCTTACTCAGCCCGCAGGGTCTTCACCCCTTCAGGCGTCCCCAGCAACAACACATCCGCCGGGCGAGCCGCGAACAAGCCATTGGTGACCACACCGACGATGGCGTTGATCTGGCTTTCCAGTTCCACCGGGTTGGTGATCTGCAGGTTATGGACATCCAGGATGATGTTGTCGTTATCGGTCAGCACGCCTTCGCGGTACACCGGGTCACCGCCCAGTTTCACCAGTTGGCGGGCCACATGGCTGCGGGCCATCGGAATGACTTCCACCGGCAGCGGGAACGCGCCGAGGACTGGCACCAGTTTGCTGGCGTCGGCGATGCAGATGAAGGTCTTGGCCACGGCCGCGACAATCTTCTCGCGGGTCAGGGCTGCGCCGCCGCCCTTGATCAGGTTCAGGTGCGCGTCGCTTTCATCGGCGCCGTCGATATAGAACTCCAGGTCGCTCACGGTATTGAGCTCATAGACCGGAATCCCGTGGCCCTTCAAGCGCGCGGCGGTGGCTTCGGAGCTGGCGACCGCGCCGTCGAACGCACCTTTGTGCTGCGCCAGTGCGTCGATGAAGCAATTGGCCGTCGAGCCGGTGCCGACCCCAACGATGCTCTTGTCATCCAGTTTCGGGAGGATGAGGTCGACAGCGGCCTGGGCCACGGCCTGTTTGAGTTGATCCTGGGTCATGCGGGCTCCGAAAGCGGACGGGGAGTAAAGAGGGACGCGAGTATAACCCAACAAAACCTTGGGATTCGTGTGGTCGCCCAGCCAAAAGCCGGGTTAGACTCCTTGGCCCTGCCCAACCCGCTCAGTGATGCTTTCCGATGCTTGAACAGTACGTCAAAAAGATCCTCACCTCGCGCGTTTACGACGTTGCCGTGGAAACCCCATTGCAGACTGCCCGCCAGCTCTCCGAGCGGCTGGGCAACAACATCTGGCTCAAGCGCGAAGACTTGCAGCCGGTGTTCTCGTTCAAGATTCGCGGCGCCTACAACAAGCTGACCCAGCTCAGCGACGAAGAGCGCGCACGCGGCGTGGTCACGGCTTCGGCGGGCAACCACGCCCAGGGCCTGGCCCTGGCGGCCAAGGTGCTGGGCGTCAAAGCCACCATCGTGATGCCCAAGACCACTCCGGAAATCAAAGTCGAAGGCGTACGTTCCCGAGGCGGCAAAGTGGTGTTGCACGGCGATTCGTTCCCCGAAGCCTTGGCCTATTCGCTGAAACTGGTCGACGAAAAGGGCTACGTCTACATTCACCCCTATGACGATCCCCACACCATTGCCGGGCAGGGCACGGTGGCGATGGAGATCCTGCGCCAACATCCGGGGCGTCTGGATGCGATTTTCGTCCCGGTGGGCGGCGGCGGGCTGATTGCCGGGATCGCGGCCTATGTGAAATACCTGCGGCCTGACATCAAGGTGATCGGCGTCGAGCCGGACGATTCCAATTGCCTGCAAGCCGCCCTGGCCGCTGGCGAGCGAGTGGTGCTGCCGACCGTGGGGCTCTTTGCCGACGGCGTTGCCGTGGCGCAGATCGGCCAGCACACGTTCGACATCTGCAAGCACTACGTGGATGAAGTCATCACCGTCAGTACCGACGAGATCTGTGCGGCCATCAAGGATATCTACGACGATACCCGCTCGATCACCGAACCTGCCGGCGCCTTGGGCGTGGCCGGGATCAAGAAGTATGTGGAATCGCGCGGCGTCAGCGGGCAGACCCTGGTGGCCATCGACTCCGGCGCCAACGTCAATTTCGACCGTCTGCGTCACGTGGCCGAGCGTGCCGAGCTGGGCGAAGGCCGCGAGGCGATCATCGCAGTGACCATTCCCGAGAAGCCTGGCAGCTTCAAGGCCTTCTGCGAAGCCGTCGGCAAGCGCCAGATCACCGAATTCAACTATCGCTACAACACGGGCAGCGAAGCGCACATCTTCGTGGGCGTGCAGACGCACCCGGAAAACGACCCGCGCAGCGCGCTGATCGCCAGCCTGACCGAGCAAGGCTTCCCGGTGGTGGACCTGACCGACAACGAACTGGCCAAACTGCACATTCGCCACATGGTGGGCGGGCATGCGGCCCACGTCATCGACGAGGTCGTGCTGCGCTTCGAATTCCCGGAACGTCCGGGGGCGCTGTTCAACTTCCTCAACAAGCTGGGCGGACGCTGGAATATCTCGATGTTCCACTACCGCAACCATGGTGCGGCGGATGGTCGTGTGGTTGCGGGCCTGCAGGTACCGCACGATGAACGTCATCTGGTACCGGCAGCCCTGGAAGAAATCGGCTATCCGTACTGGGATGAAAGCGATAACCCGGCGTATCAGCTGTTCCTGGGCTAAAGCAGAGCTAGACTGCCCGGCAAGACTCAAGGAAATCCAACGATGGAAACGTTAACCGCGCTGAAGATCGCCCATGTCGTCGCCACAGTATTGCTCTTGGCGGGCGCCTTGGGGCTGGCCATCTGGGTCTGGAGGACGCGCCGCAACGGCGATGCCACGGCGGCCGCGCGCACATTGCAACGCCCGCGGGTGTTTGTCTGGCTGGTGATGGCCCTGGCGCTGGTGAGCTTGCCATTCACGGGGTGGTGGATGGTGCATCAGATCGGCTGGCCACTGGGGCAGACCTGGTTGCTGGCTTCCAGTGTGCTCTACACCGTGGCGGCGCTGGCGGGGTTCTGGCTGTTGGTGCGGTTGAACAAACTGCGCAAGGCGCCGGGAGGTAGTGGGAAATTCACCTTTGCCTTGGCGCTGTTCAGTTTTGTCTGCTTTATCGCCATTGCGGGGTTGATGGGGGCCAAGCCGGTTTAAGGCGTTAGACCGCGTCGACCCTATCGCGAGCAGGCTCGCTCCCACAGGGGTTTGTGAACGATGCACATCCAGTGTGGGAGCGAGCCTGCTCGCGATGAAGATATCAGCCGCGCAACGAAATCACCGGCCAACCCCGCCTCTGGGCTTCGGCCCTGAGGTTCGGGTCCGGATCCACGGCCACCGGATGGGTCACCACTTCCAGCAGCGACAGGTCATTCATCGAGTCGCTATAAAAGTAACTGCCGTCCAGCGAATACCCGGTCTCCTCCAGCCAACGATTGAGCCGCACCACCTTGCCCTCACGAAAACACGGAATGTCGGTACTGCGCCCGCTGTAGCGCCCGTCGATCATTTCGCACTCGGTGGCGATCAGGGTCTCGACTCCCAAGCGCTCGGCGATCGGTGCGGTGACGAAGCGATTGGTAGCGGTGATGATCACCAGCTTGTCGCCGGCCTCACGGTGTTTACTCAACAGCTCGATCGCCTGGGGCAACACAATCGGTTCGATGCAGTCGCGCATGTAGTCCAGATGCCACTGTGCCAGCACCTCCATCTCCGTGCGGCCAAGGATTTCCAGGCAAAAATTCAGGTACTCGGCGTTGTCGAGCTTGCCGGCCAGGTAATCCTGATAGAACTCGTCATTGCGCGCCTTGTACGTAACGGCGTCGAGGAAACCGCGCTCACACAGGTAATCGCCCCAGGCGTGGTCACTGTCGCCGCCCAGCAAGGTGTTGTCCAAGTCGAATAAAGCCAGCCGCATTGCAGTTACTCGCTGAAGAATCTGAAGAAAGGCGTCCAGAATACGGACTTTTCACAAGAGTGCACATAAGGTAGGAAGGCTCGTTGCTGCTTTCACAACCTTTGTGGAACAATGCGGCGACATGCGTTTGCGAGGTTGTTGCCGTGATCGATCCCGATGGTTTCCGACCCAATGTGGGGATCATTCTTACGAATGATGCAGGGCAGGTGCTATGGGCTCGCCGTATCAATCAAGACGCCTGGCAGTTTCCCCAGGGTGGGATCAACCCTCAGGAGACGCCCGAAGAGGCCTTGTACCGCGAGTTGAACGAAGAAGTGGGGCTTGAGCGAGAAGATGTCGAAATACTCGCCTGCACCCGGGGCTGGTTGCGCTATCGTTTGCCGCAACGCCTGGTCAGAACGCATAGCCAACCGCTGTGCATCGGCCAGAAGCAGAAATGGTTTCTCCTGCGCCTGATCTCCAACGAGCAGCGGGTGCGGATGGATTTGACCGGTAAACCGGAGTTCGATGGCTGGCGCTGGGTCAGCTATTGGTATCCGTTGGGCCAGGTGGTGACATTCAAGCGCGAGGTATACCGACGCGCCCTCAAAGAGCTTGCCCCGCGCCTGCTGACGCGCGACTGACGACGGAGTTCGACCCCGAGCCATGCTCAATACGCTGCGCAAGATCGTCCAGGAAGTTAACTCCGCCAAGGATCTCAAGGCGGCGTTGGGGATTATTGTATTGCGCGTCAAAGAGGCCATGGGCAGCCAAGTCTGCTCGGTCTATCTGCTGGACCCCGAGACCAACCGTTTTGTGCTGATGGCCACCGAGGGCTTGAACAAGCGCTCGATCGGCAAGGTCAGCATGGCGCCCAATGAAGGTCTGGTCGGCTTGGTCGGCACGCGCGAAGAACCGCTGAACCTCGAAAATGCCGCGGATCACCCGCGCTATCGTTATTTTGCCGAGACCGGCGAAGAACGCTACGCCTCGTTCCTCGGGGCGCCGATCATCCACCACCGCCGTGTCGTCGGCGTGTTGGTCATCCAGCAGAAGGAGCGTCGCCAGTTCGACGAAGGTGAAGAAGCCTTCCTCGTGACCATGAGCGCGCAATTGGCCGGGGTTATCGCCCACGCCGAAGCCACCGGGTCGATCAGCGGCCTGGGCCGCCAGGGCAAGGGCATCCAGGAAGCCAAGTTCGTCGGCGTGCCAGGTTCACCCGGCGCGGCAGTGGGTACGGCGGTGGTCATGTTGCCGCCCGCCGACCTCGACGTAGTGCCGGACAAGACCATCGTCGACATCCCCGCCGAATTGGGCCTGTTCAAGACGGCCATCGAGGGCGTACGGGCCGACATGCGCGCCCTGTCGGCGAAACTGGCGACGCAGCTGCGCCCCGAAGAGCGCGCGCTGTTCGACGTTTACCTGATGATGCTCGACGACGCCTCCCTGGGCAGCGAGGTCACCACGGTCATCAAGACCGGTCAGTGGGCCCAGGGCGCGTTGCGCCAGGTGGTGACCGACCACGTCAACCGTTTCGAACTGATGGACGACGCCTACCTGCGCGAGCGTGCCTCCGACGTCAAGGACCTCGGTCGCCGGCTGCTGGCCTACTTGCAACAGGAACGCCAGCAGACCCTGGTCTATCCCGATAACACCATCCTGATCAGCGAAGAACTGACCCCGGCCATGCTCGGCGAGGTGCCGGAAGGCAAGCTCGCGGGGCTGGTCTCGGTATTGGGTTCGGGCAACTCCCACGTCGCGATCCTGGCCCGCGCCATGGGCATTCCGACGGTCATGGGCGTGGTGGACCTGCCGTATTCAAAGGTCGACGGCATCCAGATGATCGTCGATGGCTACCACGGCGAGGTCTACACCAACCCCACCGAATTGCTGCGCAAGCAGTTTGCCGATGTGGTGGAGGAAGAAAAGCAACTGTCCCTGGGCCTGGATGCGCTGCGGGACCTGCCTTGCGTGACGCTCGACGGCCACCGCATGCCGCTGTGGGTCAACACCGGGCTGCTGGCCGATGTTGCCCGGGCGCAGAAGCGCGGCGCCGAGGGTGTGGGCCTGTACCGCACTGAAGTGCCCTTCATGATCAACCAGCGCTTCCCCAGCGAAAAGGAACAGCTGGCGATCTATCGCGAACAGTTGGCCGCTTTCCATCCGCAACCGGTGACCATGCGCAGCCTGGACATCGGCGGGGACAAATCCCTGTCCTACTTCCCCATCAAGGAAGACAACCCCTTCCTTGGCTGGCGCGGGATACGCGTGACGCTCGACCATCCGGAAATCTTCCTGGTCCAGGCCCGCGCCATGCTCAAGGCCAGCGAGGGTCTGAACAACCTGCGCATCCTGTTGCCGATGATTTCCGGCACCCATGAGCTGGAAGAAGCCTTGCACCTGATCCACCGGGCGTGGGGCGAAGTGCGCGACGAAGGCACCGACGTGCCGATGCCGCCGGTGGGGGTGATGATCGAGATTCCGGCGGCGGTGTACCAGACCAAGGAACTGGCGCGCCAGGTTGACTTCCTGTCGGTCGGTTCCAACGACCTGACCCAGTATTTGCTGGCCGTGGACCGCAACAACCCGCGGGTCGCCGACCTGTACGACTATCTGCACCCAGCGGTGCTGCAAGCCCTGCAGAATGTGGTCCGCGACGCCCATGCCGAAGGCAAGCCAGTGAGTATCTGCGGTGAAATGGCCGGGGACCCGGCGGCGGCGGTGCTGCTGATGGCGATGGGCTTTGACAGCCTGTCGATGAACGCCACCAACCTGCCGAAAGTGAAATGGATGCTGCGTCAGATCAACCTCAGCAAGGCCCAGGAACTGCTGGCCGAAGTGATGACGATCGATAATCCGCAGGTGATCCACAGCTCCTTGCAACTGGCGCTGAAGAACCTTGGGTTGGCGCGGATGATCAATCCGGCTTCGAACAAGACGCTCTGAATCTTTAGCGACCTCATCGCGAGCAAGCTCGCTCCCACAGGGGATCTCGGTTGTTCACAACGTTTGTGTTCACTGAAGATCTACTGTGGGAG is drawn from Pseudomonas rhizophila and contains these coding sequences:
- a CDS encoding transporter substrate-binding domain-containing protein, giving the protein MRFLPGLICLLPLLSPLAHAELIDDINDRGELRIALEANTSPFNFKEDGKLTGFEVELGQMLAGELDVRADFVVTDASDLLAGVESGKYDVAINHIAMTPELAERFDTSTAYSQPDAQLLARKDDSQRPMVMAQSFQPEEKSGPPPSLVIPFQKGNPAFKASLDNALARIKDDGRLEQLSQKWLVKQE
- a CDS encoding DUF4399 domain-containing protein; this encodes MKSFMSRAALAGLLLGASMLASAATPAPKGAEVFIVSPEDGATVGQEFKVKFGVKNIALAPAGDETKNTGHHHLLIDVDKLPAAGAPIPTDANHMHFGKAQTEATIKLAPGKHTLQLILGDSGHMPFDPTIVSEKITVNVK
- the serA gene encoding phosphoglycerate dehydrogenase; translated protein: MSKTSLDKSKIKFLLLEGVHQSAVDVLKSAGYTSIEYITSSLPEAQLKEKIADAHFIGIRSRTQLTEEIFDHAKKLVAVGCFCIGTNQVDLNAARERGIAVFNAPYSNTRSVAELVLAEAILLLRGIPEKNASCHRGGWIKSAANSFEIRGKKLGIVGYGSIGTQLSVLAEGLGMQVFFYDTVTKLPLGNATQVNDLHELLGMSDIVTLHVPETAATQWMIGEKEIRAIKKGGILINAARGTVVKLDALAEAIKDKHLIGAAIDVFPVEPRSNDDIFESPLRGLDNVILTPHIGGSTAEAQANIGLEVAEKLVKYSDNGTSVSSVNFPEVALPAHPGKHRLLHIHENIPGVMSEINKVFAENGINISGQFLQTNEKVGYVVIDVDAEYSDLAQEKLQHINGTIRSRVLF
- a CDS encoding FAD-binding oxidoreductase; the encoded protein is MTNPAVIDELKTLVEPGKVLTDADSLNAYGKDWTKHFAPAPSAIVFPKTTEQVQAIVRWANEHKVALVPSGGRTGLSAAAVAANGEVVVSFDYMNQILDVNLTDRTAVCQPGVVTEQLQNKAEEHGLYYPVDFASAGSSQIGGNIGTNAGGIKVIRYGMTRNWVAGMKVVTGKGDLLELNKDLIKNATGYDLRQLFIGAEGTLGFVVEATMRLDRAPKNLTAMVLGTADFDSIMPVLHAFQGKLDLTAFEFFSDKALAKVLDRGDVPAPFETECPFYALLEFEATTEEVANHALETFEHCVEQGWVLDGVMSQSETQLQNLWKLREYISETISHWTPYKNDISVTVSKVPGFLRDIDTIVGQHYPDFEIVWFGHIGDGNLHLNILKPENLSKDEFFAKCATVNKWVFETVEKYNGSISAEHGVGMTKRDYLTYSRSPVEIEYMKAVKAVFDPNGIMNPGKIFAV
- a CDS encoding fumarylacetoacetate hydrolase family protein, with amino-acid sequence MSYQHQYVDGTRIHFPVGKIVCIGRNYAEHAKELDNPVPTEPLLFIKPGSCAVPLEGGFSIPADRGAVHYEAEIAVLIGKPLSTRPSAEEVLDAISGFAPALDLTLRDKQAELKAKGLPWEVAKSFDGAAVLAPFVSSGTFADLTDIPVRLTINGEVRQDGNSSLMLNPIVPMIQYMAGCFSLQAGDVILTGTPAGVGPLNVGDELVLELPGASRFESSVR
- a CDS encoding SdiA-regulated domain-containing protein, whose translation is MATPLARPSSSPVRRARFSLPWYAWSLLAAGAFYWLAHAMHWDDRGLLWASERLESPAQRQESIWLPDYHAVIDAKVLPGMEEDEASDLTYNPQTKTLFAIMGKHPFLVELTLQGDVLRKMPLVGWSNPEGVAYMENGLMAITDERKHTLSIIQVDADTRELNSTDFPHYDLGPSKNQNKGFEGVAWDPRNQQLALGEERPPALFTWKSDGSQLLKGDKQIHASDELDLRNLSALAIDPRTGHSLLLSADSHLLLELDDAGEQVSFMTLLGGFNGIKDTIPRAEGVALDESGNLYMVSEPNLFYRFEKQR